GTCAGACTCTTCAAGAATCTCGGAGATGAGAAGTCCATGGAGGATATCAAAGAATGCCCCTTCGTCGCCACTATTACGGTAACACTGATTTTAATTAACGAGTTCAAAAACttcatcgataaaatattcttaCTCTTTCGCAGCTACTCTCACTGCATTTGAAAATTCCGTTGACCGTTCCTTACCTGGCAtgggcggaaaaaaatttgactgacaaaaaaataagtgcGTAAAAATTTTGGCAACTCGtctggtaaaaaaattaatgcaaCGAAGCGTTTTAGTCACGCAAATATAATCGTCTTCTACGTTTCAGTCAACGATATTAAATTCTATCCATACCCGACTGATATTGGCAAGCGACTGGACGAGCTGAAGCGTGCTAATGTGAAAATCACCCAGAGGAATGCAAAGTTTGAGAAAAACGCGAGGAATAACGGTACTTTTGAGTccgacaaatttttctctacctactccaaaaacaaaattcaatgtTTAACATGAATAACTTTAGAAAAGGCTGCTAAATCCGGGGATAAATTATCCAAGGATATCGTTGCTAAATCAAGCAAGGATCCGCTGTCGAATCCTGCTGACGTTCTTCCCCTAGAAGATCAAAAACCGGGTACTCTTGTCTGGGGAAAACTTGACGGTTACAGCTGGTGGCCAGGTAAGAACATTAATGAACCGGTAGCTGAATTTCACCACGAAAAAGCTGaacttataatattatttcatcatCTCGCAGGAATGATAGTCCACAACCACGACTGTGGCAAAAAAGAACCGTCTTTTGGTTGTCAGTGGATAATGTGGTACGGTGACTACCAGTTGTCGGAGGTAATCAAATTTGAGATCCTCTTTCGACCATCGATGCCCTCATCTGATTTATTCGCATGGTTTAAATATCGCTCGATTTTCAGGTGAACTATATGAAATTGATGAAGTTCAAcgaggggataaaaaaaatgtacaatttCATAACCGTGtccaaaaaagaaatattcatcGACGCGGTTTTGAGCGCTTGTAAAGTATGTTCAACAGAAATAACATAAGGATTTGAAAATGGTCGTCATTCGCATAATCGTGGTATTATCCTATGTTCAGGATTATTGTgctgatttgaatttcgacACCTCAACTTGGACTCTGAATGACACGTTGTCGCGTATCTCGTTGTTGAACCATCAGCAATTGAGCCAACCGAAGGAAACAAACAACAACGTAACTCACAAGTATTCGACCCTCATTGCAAATAAGTTAGCCGGAATGTCCGACGAAGATGACAGCGAACGTGGAAAGCTGCTGAAGAATCGCGGTGAGTAAATTAGCGATACCCTGTCCAAGAAGTATCGTCTCGACGCAAGTTCACCTCGTTTCAGACTCCCTTCCGAGAACATCTAATTGGTGCGTGATTTGTTGCAATATTTTGAACGGCGAGCTCCATAGTCATCCTTTTTTTGAATGCTACATTTGCACCGATTGCATAGTAAGTTCCTGAcgatattgatttttattaacaaAGATTGATTCAGATCTaccttataatttttctgtgaAATATTACAGGAGGTGTTCAAGGCGACAATTTTTGCTTACGGTGAGGACGGTAAATGCGTgagtatatttatttcactctTAAGCCGCGTTACCTGTCCCTGTTTTTACCAAAACTTTTGCCCTCAATTCTTATTCgtcattttctaatttcatatAGTTTTACTGCACATTGTGCGGCAGCGCAGGGACCGTCCTGGTGTGCGATAGCTGCGACTGCCCGCGGTGAGTGTGAAATTTACTCCAACCTTCACGAACCCTCGAAAACGTCTGaccacttttttttaattgtcaaattttcagagtttaTTGCACACCGTGTTTGAAGTATCTCATATGTCCCGAGGGGTACAAGCAAATTCCTCACGCAAACCCTTGGCTGTGTTTTTTGTGCGACGATAAGAGCGACTCCAACAAAAATCGACTGATCGAACCAAGAATTGATTGGAAAAcaagaatttcaaaactatTCCGTCCTAATCAATCGGACACAAGTCCAAGCGACGTCAGAACTTACGATGGTCAGAGGAGGAGAATACGTGTCCTTTCATTGTTCGATGGGATGAGCACAGGTAATtaagtgtttgaaaatttgttgttttctttcgtctcGATCAACGCCACGGGTTTTCAGGATTGGTGGTCTTGGAAAAACTAGGCATAGAAGTCGAGGATTATTACGCctctgaaattgacgaagatgCGGAAACTGTGAGTCTCGTACGGTTCGGATCAAAAATTCACCGACTGGGTGACGTTAGAAATATTACCAAAGACGACATAAAAGCAATAGCACCGATTGATCTACTGATCGGTGGTTCACCCTGCAACGACTTGAGCATCGCCAACCCGAACCGACTGGGATTACATGGttaattcgagaaaaaattaatgaacggTTCAATCTAATTTCAATCGTCTGAAACGTCTGTACTAtcgaaatttccaatttttcagatCCGAATGGGActggtgttctttttttcgattactgTCGAATAAAGGAACTAGTCACCAAGGCGAACAAGGATCGTCACTTGCTCTGGTTCTTTGAAAACGTGGCCTCGATGCCGAGCAAAGACCGACTGACCATAAATGAGTAAGTTGTAGCAACTTaccgttgataattttcatctttggGATAGAAAAAATCTGTAGGTGATAGAAACTCTGGGGCTCTTTCGTGACATTGGTTATTTTCACATAGATATCTCCATTGCGAACCAAGACTGATAGACGCTTCggatttttcaccccaacaTCGTCCAAGACTATTTTGGAATAATCTGCCGATGGGCGATCAATTTCCACCTCTAGATCTGTGCCAAGATCTGCAGAGCGTCTTGACTCCGAATTGCAATCGACACGCTCTCGTTAAGAAGATTCAGACAGTCACAACAAAAGTCAATTCTCTGAAACAAGGTGACGTCGAATTATGTCTATCGtagcttttttttaatttttcaataatcgatCATCAATCATAATAAtgggtaaaaattattattttttcttcaaatccaGGCGTGTCCTTGCAGAAACCCGTTTTAATGAACGGACAGCCTGATTCGTTGTGGATAACGGAGCTGGAggaaattttcggatttcCCAAACATTTCACAGATGTGAAAAACTTGTCGGCAACTAAGAGGCAAAAATTGATAGGGCAGTCTTGGAGCGTCCAAACGATTACCGCCCTGTTACGACCGCTTTGCTACTTCTTCGCTTCGAAATTTCAGATTCACGATCTACGAGAATCGTCATCTCCATGAGTAGTATTAAGTTTCAAGGAATCTCGAGGATATGTCTTCCGTCTTTTTAACTCTACTGTGATTTACGAAACTGTAACTTAATCAACGCTTATTATACGcatgatttttaattgaaaactcGTTTTTGCCTCTGAGAATCATTGAATAATCTCAATTCATATTACTTTATAGTTATATGTAGTATATAGAATGAAGCATTCTTTAAACTCATTTTTTATTGGTTCAGCATGAAAAGTTTCTGTATACTATTCATTGTTCTCATTCTCCAAAgatttgattttgaatttttaccaaatttcatTAAGTTTGTTGTGACAATAAGTTGCTGTGCAAGATTATTTATACTacttattatacgtattttttaCTAGTATAGGTACCCCTGTGCTTTGAATGCTGTGAAAGTTTAACCAAACTGATAATAGCTTGTAAAACATTTTCTACACTAAAAGTTGTCTTGGTGCAATATCCATCATtgtttcaaaatgaaaaaattaaaaatcaaaaagtctgTAAACAGTAACCTAATTATTCACACACAAATATGATTTCGGCTcatgaaatttcttcattatCAAAGGAACAGATAATCGGTCTTCTACCATTTACTATAATGGAAAACGAGGATAAGTCTAGAGCAGGATTTTGTTTCATCGAATACTTTTTGTGTACaacataataaaaaattttgctaaTGTCCGGGACTTATCATATACAGAGGTCTTTTAACCAAAGTACGTATACACAAGATTTTTAACTATGAAATGGAATGCAAATAGATAACTAAAAAAGGGCCTGGCGTCCATCTCATTTTTATCTCCAATGTAAATCCATGTTCACACAGCTAGTCTGCATGTTGTGTGGGTGAGCCATAATACTGCCTAGCTCCATTCCAAACATAATGATTACAAAATGAGTAACGTGATTCCATTGTGAAAGATCTTTATTACCTGATCATTATTTGTGTGCTCTGTCAAGGTAGATATGCATA
The sequence above is a segment of the Athalia rosae chromosome 5, iyAthRosa1.1, whole genome shotgun sequence genome. Coding sequences within it:
- the LOC105687233 gene encoding DNA (cytosine-5)-methyltransferase 3A-like, which codes for MDKSPAEMSEKACGKTRACKGQKETHPKRYRTTRVKNFTQYHHGRPTDTIRGTESNDQEFHHDFRKITRSMNRIIEPNLATNNGQGDAGKLVWGYCKGWWPAIIITAEEVGIEAREDKVVVFWIGESLISPLNPKTQIQPFSNNLDVRLFKNLGDEKSMEDIKECPFVATITLLSLHLKIPLTVPYLAWAEKNLTDKKIINDIKFYPYPTDIGKRLDELKRANVKITQRNAKFEKNARNNEKAAKSGDKLSKDIVAKSSKDPLSNPADVLPLEDQKPGTLVWGKLDGYSWWPGMIVHNHDCGKKEPSFGCQWIMWYGDYQLSEVNYMKLMKFNEGIKKMYNFITVSKKEIFIDAVLSACKDYCADLNFDTSTWTLNDTLSRISLLNHQQLSQPKETNNNVTHKYSTLIANKLAGMSDEDDSERGKLLKNRDSLPRTSNWCVICCNILNGELHSHPFFECYICTDCIEVFKATIFAYGEDGKCFYCTLCGSAGTVLVCDSCDCPRVYCTPCLKYLICPEGYKQIPHANPWLCFLCDDKSDSNKNRLIEPRIDWKTRISKLFRPNQSDTSPSDVRTYDGQRRRIRVLSLFDGMSTGLVVLEKLGIEVEDYYASEIDEDAETVSLVRFGSKIHRLGDVRNITKDDIKAIAPIDLLIGGSPCNDLSIANPNRLGLHDPNGTGVLFFDYCRIKELVTKANKDRHLLWFFENVASMPSKDRLTINEYLHCEPRLIDASDFSPQHRPRLFWNNLPMGDQFPPLDLCQDLQSVLTPNCNRHALVKKIQTVTTKVNSLKQGDVELCLS